A window of Bufo gargarizans isolate SCDJY-AF-19 chromosome 9, ASM1485885v1, whole genome shotgun sequence contains these coding sequences:
- the PHPT1 gene encoding 14 kDa phosphohistidine phosphatase: MAEQGLERIPVVDIDPDGVFKYVLIRVSVREGSDESKDIVRGYGWAEYHADIYDKAAAEIEKDRVYDCECLGGGRINHSSSNKKIHIYGHSLGFGRARHAVTMELVKAKYPDYEVTWSDDGY; the protein is encoded by the exons ATGGCGGAGCAGGGTCTGGAGAGGATTCCTGTGGTGGATATAGACCCGGACGGCGTGTTTAAGTACGTGCTGATCCGGGTCAGTGTGCGGGAAGGCTCGGACGAGTCCAAGGACATTGTGCGGGGCTACGGCTGGGCGGAGTATCACG CTGATATCTATGATAAGGCGGCTGCAGAGATCGAGAAGGATCGGGTCTATGACTGCGAGTGTCTGGGAGGAGGCAGAATTAACCACTCCAGCAGCAACAAGAAAATCCACATTTATGGGCACTCCTTG GGTTTCGGCCGGGCCAGACACGCAGTGACCATGGAGTTAGTAAAAGCGAAGTATCCGGACTATGAAGTGACCTGGTCAGATGACGGATACTGA